The Clostridiales bacterium genome contains a region encoding:
- the serC gene encoding 3-phosphoserine/phosphohydroxythreonine transaminase, with translation MMRVYNFSPGPATLPEEVLKVTQKDLLNYNNCGFSVMEMSHRSKPYKEINQRAQDLLRELMNIPENYEVIFVQGGATTQFDAVPLNLSVKKRADYVITGNFAKKAYKEACKYGDIAIAASSEDKNFTYIPKNIVFRDEIDYVHITTNNTIFGTRYTSLPKANAPIVADMSSNILSEKIDVNEFGVIYAGAQKNLGPAGVTVVIVRNDLVDKTHELCPTMLKWSTHIKDQSLYNTPPCWSVYVMMLVLEWLKNLGGLDYIQKINEEKAQILYDFIDNSDFYVNNVQKEDRSIMNVPFKTPSSELDEKFIAEAEQNGLKQLKGHRLVGGMRASIYNAMPIEGVKKLVEFMKKFELENK, from the coding sequence ATTATGAGAGTGTATAATTTTTCACCCGGTCCCGCAACTCTTCCCGAAGAAGTCTTAAAAGTTACCCAAAAGGATTTGCTTAATTATAACAACTGCGGCTTTTCGGTAATGGAAATGAGCCATCGCTCAAAGCCCTACAAAGAAATAAACCAAAGGGCGCAGGATTTGTTAAGGGAACTTATGAATATTCCTGAAAACTACGAGGTCATTTTCGTTCAGGGCGGCGCCACCACTCAATTTGACGCGGTGCCTCTTAATTTAAGCGTCAAAAAAAGGGCCGATTATGTTATCACGGGCAACTTCGCTAAAAAAGCTTACAAAGAAGCGTGCAAATACGGCGATATAGCGATTGCGGCAAGCAGCGAGGACAAAAATTTTACCTATATACCTAAAAATATCGTATTTAGGGACGAGATTGATTATGTCCACATTACGACCAATAACACTATTTTTGGGACTAGATATACCTCTTTGCCCAAGGCAAACGCTCCTATAGTCGCCGATATGTCGTCAAATATTTTAAGCGAAAAAATAGATGTGAACGAGTTTGGCGTCATTTACGCGGGAGCGCAAAAAAATCTTGGACCCGCAGGCGTTACCGTGGTAATTGTAAGAAACGATCTTGTTGATAAAACGCACGAACTATGCCCTACTATGCTCAAATGGTCCACGCATATAAAGGATCAAAGCTTATACAACACTCCGCCTTGCTGGTCTGTTTATGTTATGATGCTGGTTTTGGAATGGCTAAAAAATCTAGGCGGCCTAGATTATATTCAAAAAATTAACGAAGAAAAAGCTCAGATATTATATGATTTTATTGATAATTCGGACTTTTATGTAAACAATGTTCAAAAAGAAGACCGTTCTATTATGAATGTGCCTTTTAAAACGCCTTCGTCTGAATTGGACGAGAAGTTTATAGCCGAAGCCGAACAAAACGGTTTGAAGCAGCTAAAAGGACACAGGCTTGTAGGCGGAATGAGGGCTTCTATTTATAACGCCATGCCGATAGAAGGCGTAAAGAAGCTTGTTGAATTTATGAAAAAATTTGAGCTTGAGAACAAATAA